A region of Oncorhynchus kisutch isolate 150728-3 linkage group LG29, Okis_V2, whole genome shotgun sequence DNA encodes the following proteins:
- the pimreg gene encoding putative uncharacterized protein ENSP00000383309 isoform X2 gives MSSSVMSGVAVWRAHSVLEESDGGESSSPEAPPPDRFRKLRSSSSLNSLRMSLKKRLPLRSVQTNSLPDPELTPDPTWESLQANQKTNAVCQLTRSARSHIGGVYQKLQRNRAVVQDQEECLVATPGQVCEGGENNEGVTSRTPRRTPVRSTTLIPTTTPSRTPRATAPKRTPASGRRGRRPPGRSPEVTGVKNVGGRRQLVRMAALRSPFASPNTQSLRRKFGRDLESVSSGLRKLKRLSHAFDDVIGRDDRTFNYSLIAE, from the exons ATGTCGTCGTCGGTGATGAGTGGCGTGGCGGTGTGGAGGGCTCACAGCGTTCTGGAGGAGTCAGACGGGGGCGAGTCCAGCTCCCCTGAGGCACCCCCCCCTGACCGCTTCAGGAAGCtacgctcctcctcctctctcaactcCCTCCGCATGTCTCTGAAGAAGAGGCTTCCGCTGCGCTCTGTACAG ACCAACTCCCTGCCAGACCCTgagctgacccctgaccccaccTGGGAGAGTTTGCAGGCCAATCAGAAGACCAACGCTGTCTGCCAGCTCACACGCAGCGCACGCAGCCACATCGGGGGAGTGTACCAG AAGCTTCAGAGGAACAGAGCAGTGGTACAGGATCAGGAGGAGTGTTTGGTGGCGACACCTGGCCAGgtgtgtgaggggggagagaacaaCGAGGGGGTCACCTCCCGTACACCCAGGCGCACCCCCGTCCGTTCCACCACACTCATACCTACAACAACCCCCAGTCGCACCCCCAGAGCCACCGCGCCCAAACGCACCCCTGCCTCAGGCCGCAGGGGGAGGAGACCCCCAGGGCGAAGTCCTGAGGTGACAGGGGTGAAGAACGTGGGAGGGAGGAGGCAGCTGGTTCGGATGGCTGCACTACGAAGCCCCTTCGCATCTCCTAACACTCAGAGCCTCAGACG GAAGTTTGGCCGGGACCTGGAGAGTGTGTCCAGCGGTCTCAGGAAGCTGAAACGTCTGTCCCACGCCTTTGATGATGTCATAGGGAGAGACGACCG AACCTTCAACTACTCTCTAATTGCAGAGTGA
- the pimreg gene encoding putative uncharacterized protein ENSP00000383309 isoform X1, producing MSSSVMSGVAVWRAHSVLEESDGGESSSPEAPPPDRFRKLRSSSSLNSLRMSLKKRLPLRSVQTNSLPDPELTPDPTWESLQANQKTNAVCQLTRSARSHIGGVYQKLQRNRAVVQDQEECLVATPGQVCEGGENNEGVTSRTPRRTPVRSTTLIPTTTPSRTPRATAPKRTPASGRRGRRPPGRSPEVTGVKNVGGRRQLVRMAALRSPFASPNTQSLRRKFGRDLESVSSGLRKLKRLSHAFDDVIGRDDRRTFNYSLIAE from the exons ATGTCGTCGTCGGTGATGAGTGGCGTGGCGGTGTGGAGGGCTCACAGCGTTCTGGAGGAGTCAGACGGGGGCGAGTCCAGCTCCCCTGAGGCACCCCCCCCTGACCGCTTCAGGAAGCtacgctcctcctcctctctcaactcCCTCCGCATGTCTCTGAAGAAGAGGCTTCCGCTGCGCTCTGTACAG ACCAACTCCCTGCCAGACCCTgagctgacccctgaccccaccTGGGAGAGTTTGCAGGCCAATCAGAAGACCAACGCTGTCTGCCAGCTCACACGCAGCGCACGCAGCCACATCGGGGGAGTGTACCAG AAGCTTCAGAGGAACAGAGCAGTGGTACAGGATCAGGAGGAGTGTTTGGTGGCGACACCTGGCCAGgtgtgtgaggggggagagaacaaCGAGGGGGTCACCTCCCGTACACCCAGGCGCACCCCCGTCCGTTCCACCACACTCATACCTACAACAACCCCCAGTCGCACCCCCAGAGCCACCGCGCCCAAACGCACCCCTGCCTCAGGCCGCAGGGGGAGGAGACCCCCAGGGCGAAGTCCTGAGGTGACAGGGGTGAAGAACGTGGGAGGGAGGAGGCAGCTGGTTCGGATGGCTGCACTACGAAGCCCCTTCGCATCTCCTAACACTCAGAGCCTCAGACG GAAGTTTGGCCGGGACCTGGAGAGTGTGTCCAGCGGTCTCAGGAAGCTGAAACGTCTGTCCCACGCCTTTGATGATGTCATAGGGAGAGACGACCG CAGAACCTTCAACTACTCTCTAATTGCAGAGTGA